One window of the Pseudarthrobacter sp. ATCC 49987 genome contains the following:
- the gltB gene encoding glutamate synthase large subunit — MTQTLHSPSWSEPQEAAMSPFKRFAALPEAAGLYNPEQEKDACGLAIIATLRGEPGYDIVDAALTALRNLEHRGAVGADEGTGDGAGLLMQVPDEFFRAVTDFELPAPGQFVVGTAFLPAEKRESDAAKAGIESLAADEGMTVLGWREVPIVADLVGAMARACMPYFSQPFFASSTGEVLERNELDSRAWRIRKRAQNKFGVYFPSLSSRTIVYKGMLTTAQLEPFYPDLSDKRFKTKLAIVHSRFSTNTFPSWPLAQPFRTIAHNGEINTVKGNRNWMRARQSQLANPLLGDSPEELYPICTPGASDSASFDEVAELLWLSGRPITHSIMMMIPEAWENHATMDPARRAFYEYHSMLMEPWDGPAAVSFTDGNLVGATLDRNGLRPGRFWITEDGLIIFASEVGVIDVEPSKVVKKGRVSPGKMFLVDTDAGRIIDDAEVKAEVAAANPWADWVKENLIDLKDLPEREHVVHTAASVNIRQRTFGYTTEELKILLGPMARTGAEPLGAMGSDTPVAVLSKRPRLLFDYFVQSFAQVTNPPLDAIREELVTSLTCAIGPNGNLLDTKQVRQPQVSLPFPVINNDQLAKIANIENADGDRVAMKVRGLYRPEGGENALRARLTEICEQVSGAINRGVQYVVLSDRDSNAQWAPIPSLLLVSAVHHHLLRSANRTKTALVVEAGDVRETHHVAVLIGYGASAVNPYLAMESVEQLISTGDVVGVTAQDGVYNLIKGLGKGVLKIMSKMGISTVASYTGAQTFEALGLGQDLVDEYFSGTHSQLGGVGLEVIAAEVAARHRMAYPENGIEQPHQALMGGGEYQWRRDGEPHLFNPETVFRLQHATRERRYDIFKAYTRGVDDQSENLMTLRGLLKFKAGLRPAVPLEEVESVSSIVKRFSTGAMSYGSISQEAHETLAIAMNRLGGKSNTGEGGEDVDRLLDPTRRSAVKQIASGRFGVTSLYLTNADDIQIKMAQGAKPGEGGQLMAQKVYPWVARTRHSTPGVGLISPPPHHDIYSIEDLAQLIYDAKRANPSARVHVKLVSEVGIGTVAAGVTKAKADVVLVSGHDGGTGASPLNSLKHAGVPWELGLAETQQTLMLNGLRDRVVVQVDGQLKTGRDVVIAALLGGEEFGFATAPLVVSGCIMMRVCHLDTCPVGVATQNPELRSRFSGKPEFVVNFFEFLAEEVREILAELGFRTIEEAIGHAEMLDTREAINHWKAEGLDLDPILHGLEFDDDAPLRNLTGQNHELDKHFDQRLIAMAAEALSDRTPVKIAVDVINTDRSVGTMLGHEVTKTFSTDVLATDTIDITLTGTAGQSLGAFLPAGITLRMFGDSNDYVGKGLSGGRIIVRPDRTNVFPAERNVIAGNVIGYGATSGEMYLRGQVGERFMVRNSGATAVVEGIGDHGCEYMTGGQTLIIGRTGRNFGAGMSGGTAYVLDLQTERVNKQALESGELQLRELDAEDRDIVHGLLLKHSEETESLLAARLLENFDDTAARITKVLPRDYAAVLQTRLDAIEEGLDPDGEEVWSRILEVTGG, encoded by the coding sequence ATGACCCAAACCCTGCACAGCCCCAGTTGGTCCGAGCCTCAAGAGGCCGCCATGTCACCTTTCAAGCGCTTCGCGGCACTTCCCGAAGCGGCCGGGCTCTACAACCCCGAGCAGGAGAAGGACGCCTGCGGCCTCGCCATTATCGCCACGCTGCGGGGGGAGCCGGGCTATGACATCGTTGACGCCGCCCTGACCGCCCTGCGCAACCTCGAGCACCGCGGCGCCGTGGGCGCCGACGAAGGCACCGGCGACGGCGCGGGACTGCTTATGCAGGTCCCGGACGAGTTCTTCCGTGCAGTCACCGACTTCGAGCTTCCCGCCCCCGGTCAGTTCGTGGTGGGCACGGCCTTCCTGCCGGCCGAGAAGCGCGAATCCGACGCCGCCAAGGCGGGCATCGAAAGCCTTGCCGCCGACGAGGGCATGACGGTCCTCGGCTGGCGTGAGGTGCCGATCGTCGCTGACCTCGTCGGGGCGATGGCCCGGGCCTGCATGCCGTACTTCTCCCAGCCGTTCTTTGCCTCCAGCACCGGGGAAGTGCTGGAGCGCAACGAACTCGACTCCCGTGCGTGGCGGATCCGGAAGCGGGCGCAGAACAAGTTCGGCGTGTACTTCCCGTCGCTGTCCTCCCGGACCATCGTCTACAAGGGCATGCTGACCACGGCCCAGCTCGAGCCGTTCTACCCGGACCTCTCGGACAAGCGCTTCAAGACCAAGCTCGCGATCGTCCACTCGCGCTTCTCCACCAACACCTTCCCGTCCTGGCCGCTGGCCCAGCCGTTCCGGACCATCGCCCACAACGGCGAAATCAACACGGTCAAGGGAAACCGCAACTGGATGCGTGCCCGCCAGTCGCAGCTGGCCAACCCGCTGCTGGGGGATTCACCCGAGGAGCTGTACCCGATCTGCACCCCGGGCGCTTCCGACTCGGCCTCCTTCGACGAGGTCGCGGAACTGCTCTGGCTCTCCGGCCGGCCGATCACCCACTCGATCATGATGATGATCCCCGAGGCCTGGGAAAACCACGCCACGATGGATCCTGCCCGCCGCGCATTCTACGAGTACCACTCCATGCTGATGGAACCGTGGGACGGCCCCGCCGCCGTTTCCTTCACCGACGGAAACCTCGTCGGCGCCACACTGGACCGCAACGGGTTGCGCCCTGGCCGGTTCTGGATCACCGAGGACGGCCTGATCATCTTTGCCTCCGAGGTCGGCGTGATCGACGTCGAACCCTCCAAGGTGGTCAAGAAGGGCCGCGTCTCACCCGGCAAGATGTTCCTTGTCGACACGGACGCCGGCAGGATCATCGACGACGCCGAGGTCAAGGCCGAGGTGGCGGCAGCCAACCCGTGGGCCGATTGGGTCAAGGAAAACCTGATCGACCTGAAGGACCTGCCCGAACGCGAGCACGTGGTGCACACCGCGGCCTCGGTGAACATCCGCCAGCGCACCTTCGGCTACACCACCGAGGAACTGAAGATCCTGCTCGGCCCGATGGCCCGCACGGGCGCCGAGCCGCTCGGAGCCATGGGATCCGACACTCCCGTGGCCGTGCTCTCCAAGCGGCCGCGGCTGCTGTTCGACTACTTTGTGCAGTCCTTCGCGCAGGTCACCAACCCGCCGCTGGACGCCATCCGGGAGGAACTTGTCACCTCGCTGACCTGTGCCATCGGCCCCAACGGCAACCTCCTGGACACCAAACAGGTCCGCCAGCCGCAGGTTTCGCTGCCGTTCCCCGTGATCAACAACGACCAGCTCGCCAAGATCGCGAACATCGAGAACGCCGACGGCGACCGCGTCGCCATGAAAGTCCGGGGCCTCTACCGCCCCGAAGGCGGCGAAAACGCGCTGCGCGCACGGCTGACCGAAATCTGCGAGCAGGTTTCCGGGGCCATCAACCGCGGGGTGCAGTACGTTGTGCTCTCGGACCGTGACTCGAACGCCCAGTGGGCGCCGATCCCGTCCCTGCTGCTGGTCAGCGCCGTGCACCACCACCTGCTGCGCAGCGCCAACCGCACCAAGACCGCCCTCGTCGTCGAGGCAGGCGATGTCCGCGAGACGCACCACGTGGCCGTGCTGATCGGCTACGGCGCCTCCGCCGTGAACCCGTACCTGGCAATGGAATCGGTGGAGCAACTCATCTCCACCGGCGACGTCGTCGGGGTGACCGCGCAGGACGGTGTCTACAACCTGATCAAGGGCCTCGGCAAGGGTGTCCTGAAGATCATGTCCAAGATGGGCATCTCCACCGTGGCCTCCTACACCGGGGCCCAGACCTTCGAAGCCCTTGGCCTTGGCCAGGACCTCGTGGACGAGTACTTCTCCGGCACGCACTCGCAGCTGGGCGGCGTCGGCCTCGAGGTCATCGCGGCCGAGGTCGCGGCACGCCACCGGATGGCGTACCCGGAGAACGGCATCGAGCAGCCGCACCAGGCTCTGATGGGCGGCGGCGAGTACCAGTGGCGCCGCGACGGCGAGCCGCACCTGTTCAACCCGGAAACCGTGTTCCGGCTGCAGCACGCCACGCGTGAGCGCCGCTACGACATCTTCAAGGCCTACACGCGCGGTGTGGACGACCAGTCCGAGAACCTCATGACCCTGCGCGGGCTCCTGAAGTTCAAGGCCGGGCTGCGCCCCGCCGTCCCGCTCGAGGAAGTGGAGTCCGTCTCCAGCATCGTCAAGCGGTTCTCCACCGGTGCGATGAGCTACGGCTCCATCTCGCAGGAGGCCCACGAAACCCTCGCGATCGCCATGAACCGGCTGGGCGGCAAGTCCAACACCGGTGAAGGCGGCGAGGACGTGGACCGGCTGCTCGATCCGACCCGCCGTTCGGCGGTCAAGCAGATCGCTTCCGGCCGGTTCGGCGTGACCAGCCTGTACCTGACCAACGCCGATGACATCCAGATCAAGATGGCGCAGGGTGCCAAGCCCGGCGAAGGCGGCCAGCTGATGGCGCAGAAGGTCTACCCCTGGGTGGCCCGGACACGGCACTCGACGCCCGGCGTCGGACTCATCTCCCCGCCCCCGCACCACGACATCTACTCGATCGAGGACCTCGCCCAGCTGATCTACGATGCGAAGCGGGCAAACCCCTCGGCGCGCGTCCACGTCAAGCTGGTCTCCGAGGTCGGGATCGGCACGGTGGCGGCCGGCGTCACGAAGGCCAAGGCCGACGTCGTCCTGGTTTCCGGGCACGACGGCGGAACCGGCGCCTCGCCGCTGAACTCGCTCAAGCATGCCGGTGTGCCGTGGGAGCTGGGCCTTGCCGAGACCCAGCAGACCCTGATGCTCAACGGCCTGCGCGACCGCGTGGTGGTGCAGGTGGACGGCCAGCTCAAGACCGGCCGAGACGTCGTGATCGCCGCGCTGCTCGGCGGCGAGGAATTCGGTTTCGCCACCGCCCCGCTGGTGGTGTCCGGCTGCATCATGATGCGCGTCTGCCACCTGGATACCTGTCCGGTGGGCGTCGCGACGCAGAACCCCGAGCTGCGCTCCCGGTTCAGCGGCAAGCCGGAATTCGTGGTGAACTTCTTCGAATTCCTTGCCGAGGAGGTCCGCGAGATCCTGGCCGAACTTGGCTTCCGCACCATCGAGGAAGCGATCGGCCACGCCGAGATGCTCGACACCCGCGAGGCGATCAACCACTGGAAGGCCGAGGGTCTGGACCTGGACCCGATCCTGCACGGGCTCGAGTTCGACGACGACGCCCCGCTGCGCAACCTCACGGGCCAGAACCATGAGCTGGACAAGCACTTCGACCAGCGCCTGATCGCGATGGCCGCGGAAGCCCTGAGTGACCGGACCCCGGTCAAGATCGCCGTCGACGTCATCAACACGGACCGCTCCGTGGGCACGATGCTGGGCCACGAGGTCACCAAGACCTTCAGCACGGACGTGCTCGCCACGGACACCATCGACATCACGCTGACCGGCACTGCCGGGCAGTCGCTTGGTGCCTTCCTGCCGGCAGGCATCACCCTGCGGATGTTCGGTGACTCGAACGACTACGTCGGCAAGGGCCTTTCCGGCGGGCGCATCATCGTCCGGCCGGACCGCACCAACGTGTTCCCGGCGGAGCGCAACGTGATTGCCGGCAACGTCATCGGCTACGGCGCGACGAGCGGCGAGATGTACCTGCGCGGCCAGGTTGGCGAACGCTTTATGGTCCGAAACTCCGGCGCCACCGCGGTGGTCGAAGGAATCGGTGACCACGGCTGCGAGTACATGACCGGCGGCCAGACGCTCATCATCGGGCGCACCGGCCGCAACTTCGGTGCCGGCATGTCCGGCGGCACGGCCTACGTTCTGGACCTGCAGACCGAACGCGTCAACAAGCAGGCCCTGGAATCCGGTGAGCTGCAGCTGCGCGAACTGGACGCCGAGGACCGCGACATTGTCCATGGACTGCTGCTGAAGCACTCCGAGGAGACCGAATCGCTGCTTGCGGCACGGCTTCTGGAGAACTTCGACGACACCGCAGCCCGCATAACCAAGGTGCTGCCGCGCGACTACGCGGCCGTACTGCAAACCCGCCTTGACGCCATCGAAGAGGGCCTTGACCCCGACGGCGAAGAAGTTTGGTCTCGAATCCTGGAGGTGACCGGTGGCTGA
- the lgt gene encoding prolipoprotein diacylglyceryl transferase produces MQSVLHAAAMIPASIPSPDWSGFDIPLPWGSLRIHAYALCILLGIIVGLWLTSVRWAKRGAPEGSVWDIAIWAIPFGIIGGRLYHVVSSPDAYFGPGFDGTGDLSLIPQLQRGGLGIWGAVLLGAVGAWIGCRKAGVKLSAFMDAAAPGLLLAQAIGRWGNYFNQELFGGPTTLPWGLQIDADNPNFPPGMAADTLFHPTFLYESLWNLAGVGILLLLDRKFRFRRGRLFCLYAVYYTLGRVWIEAMRIDDAEQINLFGITTRLNVWTSIFVLLGALAAFIILGLRRRTEPDTVYLPGREPSDTETDTDTDRETDADTDADAAAGKADSAGTTADTDVKPAAAVDRDVPQGEDDEAAEERDDAGNDAEHKVPATVPAYSGTVRRSDSAVSDSESRDNLPENQSGPGHVSAPAETSKESTGGTKPATGTPAAGTPGHQATGTAPDAEGTK; encoded by the coding sequence ATGCAGTCAGTCCTCCACGCGGCAGCGATGATCCCCGCGAGCATTCCGAGCCCGGACTGGTCCGGCTTCGACATCCCGCTGCCATGGGGGTCACTGCGCATCCACGCCTACGCCCTGTGCATCCTGCTCGGCATCATCGTCGGCCTGTGGCTCACCTCCGTCCGTTGGGCCAAGCGCGGCGCCCCGGAGGGCAGCGTCTGGGACATCGCCATCTGGGCCATCCCGTTCGGTATCATCGGCGGCCGGCTCTACCACGTGGTGTCCTCACCGGACGCGTACTTCGGCCCCGGCTTCGACGGCACCGGCGACCTGTCCCTGATCCCGCAGCTCCAGCGCGGGGGTCTGGGGATCTGGGGCGCCGTGCTGCTGGGCGCCGTGGGTGCGTGGATCGGCTGCCGCAAGGCGGGGGTCAAGCTGAGCGCCTTCATGGACGCCGCGGCGCCCGGACTGCTGCTGGCCCAGGCGATCGGCCGCTGGGGCAACTACTTCAACCAGGAACTGTTCGGTGGCCCCACCACACTCCCGTGGGGCCTGCAGATCGACGCTGACAACCCGAACTTCCCTCCCGGCATGGCCGCGGACACACTCTTCCACCCGACGTTCCTCTACGAATCCCTCTGGAACCTGGCCGGCGTCGGCATTCTGTTGCTGCTCGACCGCAAGTTCCGCTTCCGCCGGGGCCGGCTCTTCTGCCTGTACGCGGTCTATTACACGCTGGGCCGGGTCTGGATCGAAGCGATGCGGATCGACGACGCCGAGCAGATCAACCTGTTCGGCATCACCACCCGCCTGAACGTGTGGACGTCCATCTTCGTGCTGCTGGGCGCGCTGGCCGCGTTCATCATCCTGGGCCTGCGCAGGCGTACGGAGCCGGACACCGTCTACCTGCCAGGCCGCGAGCCGTCTGACACGGAGACGGACACGGACACGGACCGGGAAACAGACGCCGACACTGACGCTGACGCCGCCGCGGGGAAGGCTGACAGTGCTGGGACGACGGCGGACACGGACGTTAAGCCAGCCGCCGCCGTCGACCGTGACGTGCCACAAGGCGAAGATGACGAGGCGGCTGAGGAGCGCGACGACGCCGGGAACGACGCGGAACACAAGGTGCCGGCCACCGTCCCTGCTTACAGCGGCACTGTCCGCCGTTCGGATTCTGCTGTCTCAGATAGTGAATCGCGTGATAATCTCCCTGAGAACCAAAGCGGTCCAGGCCACGTTTCCGCCCCAGCTGAAACGTCCAAGGAATCCACTGGCGGCACCAAGCCCGCCACTGGAACACCGGCGGCCGGAACACCCGGCCACCAGGCCACTGGAACCGCGCCGGATGCTGAGGGCACCAAATAG
- a CDS encoding glutamate synthase subunit beta → MADPRGFLKVRQRETQPRRPVPVRIMDWKEVYEAQEKGVLKAQAGRCMDCGVPFCHQGCPLGNLIPEWNDLIWRDKGEEAMERLHATNNFPEFTGRLCPAPCEASCVLGINQPAVTIKQVEVSIVDQAFENGWVNPLPPARLSGKTVAVVGSGPAGLAVAQQLTRVGHTVAVYERDDKIGGLLRYGIPDFKMEKEHVDRRLEQMKAEGTRFRTGVAVGTDVTWEQLRRRYDAVVVATGATVPRDLPIPGRELEGVHFAMDYLVPANRVVAGETVENQINAAGKHVIILGGGDTGADCLGTAHRHQAASVTTLAIGKQPPAERASHQPWPTFPTLFEVASAHEEGGERTYLASTVEFVGENGKLTGVKVAETEFVDGKRLPKAGTERIIPADLVFLSLGFTGPEPAGITEQVSAEFDGRGNVARDGYYMTNTEGIFVAGDAGRGQSLIVWAIAEGRACAAAVDKFLMGSTILPAPVAPTDRAMAVL, encoded by the coding sequence GTGGCTGATCCACGCGGATTTCTGAAAGTACGTCAGCGCGAAACCCAGCCCCGCCGTCCCGTTCCGGTCCGCATCATGGACTGGAAGGAAGTCTATGAGGCCCAGGAAAAGGGTGTCCTCAAGGCCCAGGCCGGCCGCTGCATGGACTGCGGTGTGCCGTTCTGCCACCAGGGCTGCCCGCTGGGCAACCTCATCCCGGAGTGGAATGACCTCATCTGGCGGGACAAGGGCGAGGAAGCGATGGAGCGGCTCCACGCCACCAACAACTTCCCCGAATTCACCGGCCGGCTCTGCCCGGCACCCTGCGAGGCGTCCTGCGTGCTGGGCATCAACCAGCCTGCCGTGACCATCAAGCAGGTGGAGGTCTCGATCGTGGACCAGGCGTTCGAGAACGGCTGGGTCAACCCGCTGCCGCCGGCCCGCCTCAGCGGCAAGACGGTCGCCGTCGTCGGCTCCGGTCCCGCCGGACTCGCCGTCGCCCAACAGCTGACCCGGGTGGGCCACACGGTCGCCGTTTACGAGCGCGATGACAAGATCGGCGGCCTCCTGCGGTACGGGATCCCCGATTTCAAGATGGAAAAAGAGCACGTGGACCGCCGCCTGGAGCAGATGAAGGCCGAAGGCACCCGCTTCCGGACCGGCGTCGCCGTCGGCACCGACGTGACGTGGGAGCAGCTCCGCCGCCGGTACGACGCCGTCGTGGTGGCCACCGGCGCCACCGTCCCGCGTGACCTGCCGATCCCGGGTCGCGAGCTCGAGGGCGTGCACTTCGCGATGGACTACCTCGTTCCGGCCAACCGCGTGGTGGCGGGGGAGACGGTGGAAAACCAGATCAACGCCGCCGGCAAGCACGTGATCATCCTTGGCGGCGGCGATACCGGCGCGGACTGCCTCGGCACCGCACACCGGCACCAGGCTGCGTCCGTCACCACCCTCGCGATCGGCAAGCAGCCGCCGGCGGAGCGCGCCAGCCACCAGCCGTGGCCGACGTTCCCCACCCTGTTTGAAGTTGCCAGCGCCCACGAGGAAGGCGGCGAACGCACCTACCTCGCCTCCACCGTGGAGTTCGTCGGCGAGAACGGCAAACTGACCGGGGTGAAGGTCGCAGAAACCGAATTCGTCGATGGCAAGCGCCTCCCGAAGGCCGGCACCGAGCGGATCATCCCGGCGGACCTGGTCTTCCTGTCCCTGGGCTTCACCGGCCCGGAGCCGGCAGGGATCACCGAGCAGGTCAGCGCCGAGTTCGACGGCCGCGGCAACGTGGCCCGTGACGGCTACTATATGACCAACACGGAAGGCATCTTCGTGGCCGGTGACGCCGGCCGCGGCCAGTCGCTCATCGTCTGGGCCATCGCCGAGGGACGCGCCTGCGCCGCCGCGGTGGACAAGTTCCTGATGGGCAGCACCATCCTTCCGGCCCCCGTGGCCCCGACCGACCGGGCCATGGCCGTCCTGTAA
- the trpA gene encoding tryptophan synthase subunit alpha, with product MNHVEASAGGSLTAASKSAAAIDRAKAQGRAALIGYLPAGYPSVEDTIAAGIALAENGADLIEIGIPYSDPVMDGLVIQAATTEALAKGFHVKQVFDVVRGITSKTDAAVLVMTYWNPVVRTGVDEFSRQLADAGGAGLITPDLIPDEASEWMAASDKYGLDRVFLVAPSSSPERMKRTVEASRGFVYAVSIMGVTGARTSVSSAAKDVVAAARAAGAEHVCVGLGVSNAEQVREIAAYADGVIVGTALVVAIGDGGVDAVASLTKDLSTGLTREEA from the coding sequence GTGAACCACGTCGAAGCCAGCGCCGGAGGCAGCCTGACCGCCGCCAGCAAATCGGCTGCGGCCATTGACCGCGCCAAGGCCCAGGGCCGCGCCGCCCTCATCGGCTACCTGCCCGCCGGCTACCCGAGCGTCGAGGACACCATCGCGGCCGGCATCGCCCTCGCGGAAAACGGCGCGGACCTGATCGAAATCGGCATCCCGTACTCCGACCCGGTGATGGACGGCCTTGTTATCCAGGCCGCCACCACGGAGGCCCTCGCCAAGGGCTTCCACGTCAAGCAGGTCTTCGACGTTGTCCGCGGCATCACGAGCAAGACCGACGCCGCCGTGCTGGTCATGACCTACTGGAACCCTGTTGTCCGGACGGGCGTCGATGAATTCTCCCGCCAGCTCGCCGACGCCGGGGGAGCAGGGCTCATCACCCCGGACCTGATCCCCGATGAAGCGTCCGAATGGATGGCGGCCTCGGACAAGTACGGCCTGGACCGGGTGTTCCTCGTGGCGCCGTCCTCCTCGCCGGAGCGCATGAAGCGCACCGTCGAGGCGAGCCGCGGCTTCGTCTATGCGGTCTCGATCATGGGCGTCACCGGCGCCCGTACCTCGGTCAGCTCCGCAGCCAAGGATGTTGTGGCCGCCGCGCGCGCCGCCGGCGCCGAACATGTTTGCGTCGGTCTGGGCGTGTCCAACGCGGAGCAGGTCCGCGAGATCGCCGCCTACGCGGACGGCGTGATCGTCGGTACCGCGCTGGTCGTGGCCATCGGCGACGGCGGCGTGGATGCGGTAGCGTCCTTGACGAAAGACCTCAGCACCGGCCTCACCAGGGAAGAAGCTTAA